A window of Flavobacterium flavigenum contains these coding sequences:
- a CDS encoding DUF937 domain-containing protein, translated as MTPNLQIELRRFISSNVISKLNKFYFENDALLIKAIDVSLGTVLMGCYNNFDEKALAEMTELVPESTFYKEVDFTSSRILSVDENYKSEGNHFLEKIFTSKKARITEMISNEVGIKSETAREVLNFSTLLILSYLKYNAEVASSLKLLLDEQKRDILNSIPPGIKIILGFSCYETVEEKNNSRFARSIFNLFGNS; from the coding sequence ATGACCCCAAATCTACAAATTGAACTACGCCGTTTTATCTCGTCTAATGTCATCTCAAAACTTAACAAATTCTATTTCGAAAATGATGCCTTACTAATTAAGGCTATCGATGTGTCGCTGGGAACTGTTTTAATGGGATGCTATAACAATTTTGATGAAAAAGCTTTAGCCGAAATGACTGAGCTTGTACCAGAATCAACATTTTACAAAGAAGTTGATTTTACTTCTTCGAGAATTTTGTCTGTGGATGAAAATTATAAATCAGAAGGAAATCACTTTTTAGAAAAAATTTTCACCAGCAAAAAAGCCAGAATTACTGAAATGATTTCGAATGAAGTTGGCATCAAAAGTGAAACAGCACGTGAAGTTTTAAACTTTTCTACATTGCTTATCCTTTCTTATTTAAAGTATAATGCTGAAGTAGCTTCAAGTTTAAAATTGCTTCTGGATGAACAAAAAAGAGACATCTTAAACAGCATACCTCCGGGAATTAAAATTATTTTAGGCTTCTCTTGTTATGAAACTGTGGAAGAAAAAAATAATTCGCGTTTTGCAAGATCAATTTTTAATCTTTTTGGAAACAGCTAA
- a CDS encoding DedA family protein: MNNFDWTQLINPEFYITLSIGGFQIGLFIVLFIVFAETGLFAGFFLPGDSLLFLAGIYSRELIENMVYIPNDFLNVFLLAFMVAVMGVLGNMTGYWFGAKSGYYLFKKEDSFWFKKKYLLQSKDFFEKYGGKAIIYARFLPIFRTFAPIIAGIVSMDKKKFMFYNILSSFLWSFILIFAGHYLYGVFLKQGIDLKHHIEYIIIIIVVISTFPVLLKLLKKRPIEKI, from the coding sequence ATGAATAATTTCGACTGGACTCAATTAATAAACCCTGAATTTTACATCACATTAAGCATTGGAGGTTTTCAGATTGGTTTATTTATTGTTTTGTTTATCGTTTTTGCTGAAACAGGACTTTTTGCAGGCTTTTTTCTGCCAGGAGACAGCTTGTTGTTTTTAGCGGGAATTTACAGTCGGGAATTAATAGAGAATATGGTTTATATTCCTAATGATTTTTTAAACGTCTTTTTACTGGCATTTATGGTAGCAGTAATGGGGGTTTTAGGAAATATGACCGGATATTGGTTTGGCGCCAAAAGCGGATATTATTTATTCAAAAAAGAAGATAGTTTTTGGTTTAAAAAGAAATACCTCTTACAATCGAAGGATTTCTTCGAAAAGTATGGAGGTAAAGCTATTATATATGCAAGATTTCTACCAATTTTCAGGACATTTGCCCCAATTATTGCAGGTATAGTTTCTATGGATAAAAAGAAATTTATGTTCTATAATATTTTGAGCTCTTTTCTATGGTCTTTTATTCTGATTTTTGCAGGTCATTACTTATACGGAGTATTTTTAAAACAAGGAATCGATCTGAAACATCATATCGAATATATCATTATAATCATTGTGGTTATATCTACATTCCCTGTTTTGTTGAAACTTTTAAAGAAAAGACCAATTGAGAAAATCTAA
- a CDS encoding DUF456 domain-containing protein: protein MDLVLVLLGFICMAIGIMGSFLPVLPGLSSCWVGLLLLYLTKAVENNYWVLGITFIIMIIITILDYVIPAKGTKRFGGSSYGIWGTNIGLIVGILAPIPFGIIIGPFAGAFIGEMLYDSKDHRRAFKAATGSLIGFLASGFINFLMCIIYMGLFLTIVWQNRNLLF from the coding sequence ATGGATTTAGTATTAGTTTTACTTGGTTTTATCTGCATGGCTATAGGAATCATGGGAAGTTTTTTGCCTGTTTTACCCGGGCTGTCAAGTTGTTGGGTTGGTTTGTTATTACTGTATTTAACCAAAGCGGTTGAAAATAATTACTGGGTTTTAGGAATTACTTTTATCATCATGATTATTATCACGATTTTAGATTATGTGATTCCAGCCAAGGGAACTAAACGTTTTGGCGGCAGCTCATACGGCATTTGGGGAACTAATATTGGTCTTATAGTTGGCATCCTTGCCCCAATTCCTTTCGGAATAATTATAGGCCCATTTGCAGGGGCATTTATAGGTGAAATGTTATACGATTCTAAAGATCATAGAAGAGCATTTAAGGCTGCAACAGGTTCACTAATTGGTTTTTTAGCCTCCGGTTTTATCAATTTTTTAATGTGCATTATTTATATGGGATTATTTCTTACTATAGTTTGGCAGAACAGAAATTTATTGTTTTAA